The Virgibacillus phasianinus genome includes a window with the following:
- a CDS encoding SE1832 family protein, whose protein sequence is MKTKEIETKLIELKADYARIMGDMDKVEAVGKRTNIEENQLAQLEKEIADLNRQLDDAE, encoded by the coding sequence ATGAAGACAAAAGAAATAGAAACAAAACTAATTGAATTAAAAGCAGATTACGCTCGGATAATGGGTGATATGGATAAAGTCGAAGCTGTCGGTAAACGGACCAATATTGAAGAAAATCAGCTTGCTCAATTAGAAAAAGAAATCGCCGACCTTAACAGACAATTGGATGACGCGGAGTAA